A stretch of Roseovarius sp. M141 DNA encodes these proteins:
- a CDS encoding rhomboid family intramembrane serine protease — MSHPDDSSPFNPLPPVVVVLFLAVAIPEIAFFLGSKGLIGGPQAVGWRQAAIQDYGFSGDLLRWMIANGIYPPEHLLRFVTYPFVHGSFSEMLFAAALLLAMGKFVGEVFRPVATLAAFFIPAICGALAYGLIARDNPWLYGAFPGIYGLIGAFTYLLWLQLGQTGGSQSRAFVLIGFLMGAQLLFSLLFGGTLRWVADGTGFLTGFIASFVLRPGGWTKLRMKLLQR; from the coding sequence ATGAGCCATCCAGACGATTCCAGCCCGTTCAATCCGTTGCCGCCCGTCGTGGTGGTGCTGTTTCTGGCCGTCGCGATCCCCGAGATCGCGTTCTTCCTCGGCTCCAAGGGGCTGATCGGCGGCCCGCAGGCCGTGGGCTGGCGGCAGGCGGCCATTCAGGACTACGGATTCAGCGGCGATCTGCTGCGCTGGATGATCGCGAACGGGATCTACCCGCCCGAGCATCTGTTGCGTTTTGTGACCTATCCATTCGTGCACGGCAGTTTCAGCGAAATGTTGTTTGCCGCCGCGCTGCTGCTGGCGATGGGTAAATTCGTGGGCGAAGTTTTCCGCCCCGTCGCCACGCTGGCGGCGTTTTTCATCCCTGCCATCTGCGGAGCGCTGGCCTATGGGCTGATCGCGCGGGACAATCCGTGGCTCTATGGTGCGTTTCCCGGCATCTATGGCCTGATTGGCGCGTTTACCTACCTGCTCTGGCTGCAGCTGGGCCAGACGGGGGGCAGCCAGTCACGCGCCTTTGTGCTGATCGGGTTCCTGATGGGCGCGCAGCTGCTGTTTTCGCTGCTGTTCGGCGGCACGCTGCGCTGGGTCGCGGACGGGACCGGGTTCCTGACCGGGTTCATCGCGTCCTTTGTCCTGCGTCCCGGTGGCTGGACCAAGCTGCGTATGAAACTGCTTCAGCGCTGA
- the trpS gene encoding tryptophan--tRNA ligase, translated as MSDAAFTPRVFSGIQPSGDLHLGNYLGALKRFADAQDRGVQSLYCMVDLHAITVWQNPAKLRHATRELTAGFIASGLDPEKSILFNQSQVPEHTQMAWIFNCVARMGWMKRMTQFKDKAGKNAENASLGLFGYPALMAADILVYHATHVPVGEDQKQHLELTRDIAAKFNHDYGVDFFPSPEPVIEGAATRVMSLRDGSKKMSKSDPSDMSRINMTDDADTISKKIRKAKTDPEPLPSDLEGLEGRPEARNLVNIYAGLAGMSAEEVMRDMGGRAFSEFKPLLADLAVDRMAPISDEMGRLMQDVSEIDAILCRGSDRAREIAAPILHKTYEIVGMVGR; from the coding sequence ATGAGCGATGCGGCCTTCACCCCAAGGGTGTTTTCGGGCATCCAGCCTTCGGGCGATCTGCATCTGGGCAACTATCTGGGCGCGCTGAAGCGGTTCGCCGATGCGCAGGATCGCGGGGTGCAGTCGCTGTACTGCATGGTTGATCTGCACGCGATCACCGTCTGGCAGAACCCGGCCAAGCTGCGCCACGCCACGCGCGAGCTGACGGCGGGGTTCATCGCCTCGGGGCTCGATCCGGAAAAGTCGATCCTGTTCAATCAGAGCCAGGTGCCCGAGCACACGCAGATGGCGTGGATTTTCAACTGCGTCGCGCGCATGGGCTGGATGAAGCGGATGACCCAGTTCAAGGACAAGGCGGGCAAGAACGCCGAGAACGCCTCGCTTGGGCTGTTCGGCTATCCCGCGCTGATGGCCGCCGATATTCTGGTCTATCACGCCACCCATGTGCCGGTGGGCGAGGACCAGAAACAGCATCTGGAGCTGACCCGCGACATCGCGGCCAAGTTCAACCACGACTACGGCGTCGATTTCTTCCCCAGCCCCGAGCCGGTGATCGAAGGCGCCGCCACGCGCGTGATGAGCCTGCGGGACGGGTCGAAAAAGATGTCGAAATCCGACCCCTCGGACATGAGCCGGATCAACATGACCGATGACGCAGACACCATTTCCAAGAAGATCCGCAAGGCCAAGACCGACCCCGAGCCGCTGCCGTCGGATCTGGAGGGGCTGGAAGGACGCCCCGAGGCGCGCAATCTGGTCAACATCTATGCCGGTCTGGCCGGGATGAGCGCCGAGGAAGTGATGCGTGACATGGGCGGACGGGCATTTTCGGAGTTCAAGCCGCTGCTGGCCGATCTGGCCGTCGACCGCATGGCACCCATTTCCGACGAAATGGGCCGCCTGATGCAGGATGTCAGCGAAATCGACGCTATCCTGTGCCGCGGATCGGATCGCGCGCGCGAGATCGCAGCGCCGATCTTGCACAAGACCTACGAGATTGTCGGTATGGTCGGCCGCTAA
- a CDS encoding branched-chain amino acid aminotransferase, with translation MATGTNIRTYFEGAWREGDAPIMRAADHGMWLGSAVFDGARLAHGLVPDLDLHCARVNRSAEALMLDPTVAVDDMVEIVREGLRAYAPGAAVYIRPMYWGQDTGYMAIMPNRSSTGFAVCLEEIPMPPEGAATTLTRTRFRRPVMEDAVVNAKAACLYPNNARMLAEAQAKGFGNVLCADALGNVAESATANVFMVKDGEVFTPAPNGTFLAGITRARHIVNMRKAGMVVHETMLSFDDFHSADEVFLSGNMAKVTPVSAFDTTTYQVGPVTRRLREMYWDWAAGSRL, from the coding sequence ATGGCGACAGGCACTAACATTCGGACCTATTTCGAGGGCGCTTGGCGTGAGGGCGACGCGCCGATCATGCGGGCCGCCGATCATGGTATGTGGCTGGGCAGCGCCGTATTTGACGGCGCACGGCTGGCACATGGCCTGGTGCCGGATCTGGATCTGCATTGCGCGCGGGTGAACCGGTCAGCGGAGGCGCTGATGCTGGACCCCACTGTCGCGGTGGATGACATGGTAGAGATTGTTCGCGAGGGGCTGCGGGCCTATGCACCGGGCGCCGCGGTTTATATCCGGCCGATGTATTGGGGGCAGGATACGGGCTATATGGCGATCATGCCCAATCGTTCCTCGACCGGGTTTGCCGTTTGCCTGGAGGAAATCCCGATGCCGCCGGAGGGTGCGGCGACGACGCTGACGCGCACCCGGTTCCGCCGCCCGGTTATGGAGGATGCCGTCGTCAACGCCAAGGCGGCCTGCCTTTATCCCAACAACGCACGCATGCTGGCCGAGGCGCAGGCCAAGGGCTTTGGCAATGTTCTGTGCGCTGACGCGCTGGGAAATGTGGCCGAAAGTGCGACCGCCAACGTCTTCATGGTCAAGGATGGCGAGGTGTTCACGCCTGCACCCAACGGGACGTTTCTGGCCGGAATCACGCGGGCGCGCCATATCGTGAATATGCGCAAGGCGGGCATGGTTGTGCATGAGACAATGCTGAGCTTTGACGACTTTCACAGCGCCGACGAGGTGTTTTTATCCGGTAACATGGCCAAGGTGACGCCGGTGTCAGCCTTTGACACCACCACCTATCAGGTCGGCCCCGTCACACGTCGACTGCGCGAGATGTATTGGGATTGGGCAGCAGGCAGCCGACTATAA
- a CDS encoding TRAP transporter permease has product MSETTEPERVKAMTDAEMKALEEKYDPEVRFRPLLPGMGWVVGGVLFALSCYHFYTAGHGIPQATLHRGAHLAFTLGLIFFSFTVFSHTEKPRNTLLTPLGVSLPDWILAIAGITAALYVPWVFNDLAFRVGNPLMIDVVMGTILIVVLMEATRRAMGWPLPVIAILFMAYAYFGRSMPGVLTHPGASWTNIVNHLYLTSQGIYGTALGVIATYVFHFVLFGVMATRIGLGQLFIDLASALAGRFAGGPAKVSVVSSAMLGSISGSSIANTVTTGSLTIPAMIRIGYPRHFAAAVEAASSTGGQITPPVMGAVAFLMIEYLGVPLTTILTAALVPAFMHFFGVLVQVHLEARRRGLRGMTKDELPVAWTVFKAGWLTTLPLFVLIATLLSGKTPYLAAYYGILSCILVLVIQNLLRHGTDIAGFAKQTMSELWDSFVTGAKFSLAVTAAAALVGVIIGVVTLTGVGFKIAYMVTSVAAGWAEDVWGVLSFLPFEVMSVSALTLLFTLIMTAVVCILMGCGIPTTANYLIMIAVAAPILGMLGVQPLVAHFFVFYYGVMADITPPVALAAYAAAGIADSNAFKTGNTAFRLGMGKALVPFVFVFSPSLLLVVDGFTWTQFFIGVSGAMAGIWMLSAAFADWLIGPMRGYERALLAVSAILLVAPNLYATLVGLALITPVVLRQLPMLRMSPTERNTI; this is encoded by the coding sequence ATGTCCGAGACAACCGAGCCCGAACGCGTCAAGGCAATGACCGACGCGGAAATGAAGGCTCTGGAAGAAAAATACGACCCGGAGGTTCGGTTCAGACCCCTTTTGCCCGGCATGGGATGGGTCGTCGGCGGCGTCCTGTTTGCGCTGTCCTGCTATCACTTCTACACTGCCGGACACGGCATTCCGCAGGCGACACTGCACCGGGGCGCGCATCTGGCGTTCACCTTGGGCCTGATCTTTTTCTCCTTTACGGTTTTTTCCCATACCGAAAAGCCACGAAATACTCTGCTGACGCCGTTGGGCGTTTCGCTACCTGACTGGATCCTCGCCATCGCCGGCATCACCGCCGCGCTCTATGTGCCGTGGGTGTTCAACGATCTGGCATTCCGTGTCGGCAACCCGCTGATGATCGATGTGGTGATGGGCACCATCCTGATCGTCGTCCTGATGGAAGCGACCCGCCGCGCCATGGGATGGCCCCTGCCGGTCATCGCGATCCTTTTCATGGCCTACGCCTATTTCGGCCGCTCAATGCCGGGCGTGCTGACCCACCCCGGCGCCAGCTGGACCAACATCGTCAACCACCTATACCTGACATCTCAGGGCATATACGGCACCGCGCTGGGTGTGATTGCGACCTATGTGTTTCACTTCGTTCTGTTTGGCGTGATGGCAACGCGCATCGGCCTTGGCCAGCTGTTCATAGACCTTGCCTCGGCGCTCGCGGGCCGGTTCGCGGGCGGCCCGGCCAAGGTGTCGGTGGTGTCTTCGGCCATGCTGGGGTCTATCTCGGGCTCGTCCATCGCCAATACGGTCACCACCGGATCGCTGACCATCCCCGCGATGATCCGCATCGGATACCCCCGCCACTTCGCCGCAGCGGTCGAGGCCGCCAGTTCGACCGGTGGCCAGATAACACCTCCCGTCATGGGCGCGGTCGCGTTCCTGATGATCGAATACCTGGGCGTTCCGCTGACCACGATCCTGACGGCGGCGCTGGTCCCGGCCTTCATGCACTTCTTCGGCGTGCTGGTGCAGGTCCACCTTGAGGCGCGCCGTCGCGGCCTGCGCGGCATGACCAAGGACGAGCTGCCCGTCGCGTGGACGGTATTCAAGGCCGGCTGGCTGACCACCCTGCCGCTGTTCGTGCTGATTGCGACGCTGCTGTCGGGCAAGACGCCCTATCTGGCCGCCTACTACGGTATCTTGTCGTGCATCCTTGTGCTGGTGATCCAGAACCTGCTGCGCCACGGAACCGACATCGCGGGGTTTGCGAAACAGACCATGTCCGAGCTGTGGGACAGTTTCGTCACCGGCGCCAAATTCTCGCTGGCGGTCACGGCTGCTGCGGCGCTGGTGGGGGTCATCATCGGCGTCGTCACCCTGACCGGCGTCGGCTTCAAGATCGCCTATATGGTCACATCCGTGGCGGCGGGCTGGGCCGAGGATGTCTGGGGCGTCCTGTCATTCCTGCCGTTTGAGGTGATGTCGGTGTCCGCCCTTACGCTGCTGTTCACGCTGATCATGACGGCGGTCGTCTGCATCCTGATGGGGTGCGGCATCCCGACGACGGCGAACTACCTGATCATGATCGCCGTCGCGGCGCCGATCCTGGGGATGTTGGGGGTGCAGCCGCTGGTCGCCCACTTCTTCGTCTTTTACTATGGGGTCATGGCCGATATCACGCCGCCCGTCGCGCTGGCCGCCTATGCGGCGGCGGGCATCGCGGATTCCAACGCGTTCAAGACGGGCAACACGGCCTTCCGTCTTGGTATGGGCAAGGCACTGGTGCCGTTCGTCTTCGTCTTCTCGCCCTCTCTGCTGCTGGTGGTCGACGGGTTCACCTGGACGCAGTTCTTCATTGGCGTATCAGGCGCGATGGCGGGTATCTGGATGCTGTCGGCAGCCTTCGCCGACTGGCTGATCGGCCCGATGCGCGGCTATGAGCGTGCGCTATTGGCCGTGTCGGCGATCCTGCTGGTTGCACCAAACCTTTACGCGACGCTTGTAGGGCTTGCCCTGATCACGCCGGTTGTCCTGCGCCAGCTGCCGATGCTGCGTATGTCCCCGACCGAGCGGAACACCATCTGA
- a CDS encoding TAXI family TRAP transporter solute-binding subunit codes for MKENFARLIRAATVGAAMIVAGGAAVAQEPQFFRIGTGGTSGTYYPIGGLIANAISNPPGSRPCDEGGSCGYPGLIASALSANGSVANINAIAGGTLESGFSQSDVATWAQTGTGIWDGREPVEKLRVIANLYPETIHLVASASSGISSVADLKGKTVSLDEPGSGTLVDARIILGAYGLSEDDIDAAFLKPDQAADRMRDGAMDAFFFVGGFPAGAIAELASQEDISLVPITGAEADAVTGEYTFFAENVVPGGTYEGVDEDVTTLSVGAQWVTSADQPEDLIYGITAALWNDSTRKLLDSGHQKGKVITAETALDGVGIPLHPGAEKFYREKGLIE; via the coding sequence ATGAAAGAGAATTTTGCACGCCTCATTCGCGCTGCGACAGTCGGTGCCGCGATGATCGTGGCCGGCGGCGCCGCAGTGGCGCAGGAACCCCAGTTTTTCCGCATCGGCACCGGTGGCACATCCGGCACCTACTATCCCATCGGCGGCCTGATCGCGAACGCGATCTCAAACCCGCCCGGCTCGCGCCCCTGCGACGAGGGCGGATCCTGTGGCTATCCGGGGCTGATCGCCTCGGCGCTGTCGGCCAACGGGTCGGTTGCTAACATCAACGCGATCGCCGGTGGCACGCTGGAATCGGGTTTTTCGCAGTCTGACGTCGCCACATGGGCGCAGACCGGCACCGGTATCTGGGACGGTCGCGAGCCCGTCGAGAAGCTGCGCGTCATCGCCAACCTCTACCCCGAGACGATCCATCTGGTCGCCTCCGCGTCCTCTGGCATCTCGTCGGTGGCCGACCTCAAGGGCAAGACCGTTTCGCTGGACGAGCCGGGGTCGGGCACGCTGGTCGATGCCCGTATCATCCTGGGCGCCTATGGCCTGAGCGAGGATGACATCGACGCCGCGTTCCTCAAGCCCGATCAGGCTGCCGACCGTATGCGCGACGGCGCAATGGATGCGTTCTTCTTCGTCGGGGGATTCCCTGCGGGTGCCATCGCCGAACTGGCCAGCCAAGAGGACATCAGCCTCGTCCCGATCACCGGTGCCGAGGCCGATGCAGTGACAGGCGAATACACCTTCTTTGCCGAGAACGTCGTGCCCGGCGGTACGTATGAGGGCGTTGACGAAGATGTCACCACCCTGTCCGTCGGCGCCCAGTGGGTGACCAGCGCCGATCAGCCCGAAGACCTGATCTATGGCATCACTGCGGCCCTGTGGAACGACAGCACCCGCAAGCTGCTGGATTCCGGGCACCAGAAGGGCAAGGTCATCACGGCCGAAACCGCCCTTGATGGCGTTGGCATCCCGCTGCACCCCGGCGCGGAAAAATTCTATCGTGAAAAGGGCCTGATCGAGTAA